A genomic window from Ursus arctos isolate Adak ecotype North America unplaced genomic scaffold, UrsArc2.0 scaffold_25, whole genome shotgun sequence includes:
- the LOC113270358 gene encoding acyl-coenzyme A thioesterase 6 isoform X4 — protein MAARVILRPADRCRWDEPVRIAVRGLAPGQPVTLRASLRDEKGALFRAHARYQADADGLLDLERAPALGGSFVGVEPMGLLWALEPEKPLDRLVKRDVQTPFAVELEVLDGHEPDAGRLLGRAVHERDFLRPGVRREPVRAGRVRATLFLPPGAGPFPGIIDLFGSGGGLCEYRASLLAGHGFAVLALAYFRFEDLPDFLDDMHLEYFEEAVDFMLQHPKINLGLLLD, from the exons ATGGCGGCGAGGGTGATCCTGCGGCCCGCGGACCGCTGCCGCTGGGACGAGCCCGTGCGCATCGCCGTGCGGGGCCTGGCGCCGGGACAGCCCGTCACACTGCGCGCCTCCCTGCGCGACGAGAAGGGCGCGCTCTTCCGGGCCCACGCGCGGTACCAAGCCGACGCCGACGGCCTCCTGGACCTGGAGCGCGCGCCCGCGCTGGGCGGCAGCTTCGTGGGGGTCGAGCCCATGGGGCTGCTGTGGGCCCTGGAGCCCGAGAAGCCCCTGGATCGGCTAGTGAAGCGGGACGTGCAGACGCCCTTCGCCGTGGAGCTGGAGGTGCTCGACGGCCACGAGCCCGACGCCGGGCGTCTCCTGGGCCGGGCGGTGCACGAGCGCGACTTCCTGCGGCCCGGGGTGCGGCGGGAGCCGGTGCGCGCGGGCCGGGTGCGCGCCACGCTCTTCCTGCCCCCAG GTGCAGGGCCCTTCCCTGGGATCATCGATCTGTTTGGAAGTGGTGGTGGCCTTTGTGAATACAGGGCCAGCCTCCTGGCCGGACATGGTTTTGCTGTGCTTGCTTTGGCTTATTTCAGATTTGAAGACCTCCCCGACTTTTTGGATGATATGCACCTGGAGTACTTTGAAGAAGCTGTAGACTTCATGCTGCAGCATCCAAAG